Proteins encoded together in one Phyllostomus discolor isolate MPI-MPIP mPhyDis1 chromosome 6, mPhyDis1.pri.v3, whole genome shotgun sequence window:
- the CD207 gene encoding C-type lectin domain family 4 member K, protein MGSSLVPRKPCSVRAAVIILTLVLLASVLLQAILYPWFMSTLSDVKTNAQLLEGRVDNISTLSSEIKRNRGSMEAAGIQVQMVNASLDHVHSQIQKLETGMKEADAHIQMLTRSWEEVYNLNAQIPELKIDLDKASALNAKVRGLQNSLENINKLLKQQSDILQAVSQGWKYFRGNFYYFSRVSKTWYSAQQFCMSRNSHLTSVTSESEQEFLYRTAGGLFYWIGLTKGSEGVWHWVDDTPFNKVQSVKFWAPGEPNNTGNNEHCVHITMSSLQSWNDISCDKQYLFICKRPYVPSEL, encoded by the exons ATGGGTTCATCTCTGGTTCCGAGGAAGCCTTGCTCAGTCCGTGCTGCAGTCATCATCCTGACGCTGGTCTTGCTCGCCTCTGTTCTGCTGCAGGCCATTCTCT ATCCCTGGTTTATGAGCACACTGTCAGATGTAAAGACCAATGCCCAGTTGCTGGAAGGCCGTGTGGACAACATCAGCACCTTGAGTTCTGAAATTAAGAGGAACAGAGGCAGCATGGAAGCAGCTGGCATTCAGGTCCAGATGGTGAATGCTAGCCTGGATCATGTGCATTCTCAGATCCAGAAGTTGGAAACTGGTATGAAGGAAGCCGATGCACATATCCAGATGTTAACAAGAAGTTGGGAGGAAGTCTATAATTTAAATGCTCAAATCCCAGAGTTAAAGATAGATTTGGATAAAGCCAGTGCTTTAAATGCAAAGGTCCGTGGACTCCAGAACAGTTTGGAGAATATCAACAAGTTGCTCAAACAGCAAA GTGACATTCTACAGGCAGTTTCTCAAGGCTGGAAGTATTTTAGGGGGAACTTCTATTACTTTTCCCGTGTCTCAAAGACCTGGTATAGCGCCCAGCAGTTCTGCATGTCCAGGAATTCACACCTGACCTCCGTGACCTCAGAGAGCGAACAG GAGTTTCTGTACCGGACAGCAGGTGGACTCTTCTACTGGATCGGCCTGACCAAAGGGAGTGAGGGGGTCTGGCACTGGGTAGATGACACTCCATTCAACAAGGTCCAGAGTGTGAA GTTCTGGGCTCCTGGTGAGCCCAACAATACTGGGAACAATGAACACTGTGTCCATATAACAATGTCCTCACTTCAATCATGGAATGATATTTCCTGTGACAAGCAGTACCTTTTCATCTGCAAACGTCCCTATGTCCCATCAGAACTATGA